The Priestia aryabhattai genome includes the window AAAAGAGCTTTATATGGGCGAAATCGTCGATGAAGGAACAAAAGAGCAGTCCCGTACAGATAAAAAACCTTCGAAAAAGCCATTTAACAAGAAAAAGAAACAAAAAGGTCGAATGTAAACTAGGTATTCTGCCTTTTTACAACAGCAGTGTCATAACATAAAAAGCAACGTCTACTGCTTTATTCCAGCAGCTTGGCGTTGTTTATTTTCTCTATTTTTCCTGTATAAATAAGTAAAAAAAGAGAAATGTAGATATTTTTTCCTAGGTATGAAAATAGTTTGAATGATGGATTTTGTTTTTTGTAACCTTATTTTAACATTACTTTAAGAGACTTCTAATAAAAGAGGAAGAAGGACGTGGGGACATTTTATGGATGCAATTGATGATCTCTTTGACGACATAGAGCGAAGAAGAAAAAGCAAAGAATATAGTCGAGATGCAGATCAATTAGAATCATATTTACATGAAGTTCAACGTATCATGGAATTTCTTGAAGAGGGTATCTATCTGTTTCAAAATTCGCACCAACAATATGCGTCAGATTGGTCAGGGCGTTCTAAGAGCTCATATGAGGATATTTATAATGATATTACGCAATCTACTTTTCATCTGTACGACGTAAGGGATGAATTGTTTCAAACTTTACGCTTAGAAATTTCACGATTAAGAGAGTTAGCATCGGCGTAATAAATAACATTATCGACTCACTCCTTTAGAAAGTGAGTCTTTCCGTATAGGCTTAAAAAATGTTTGGATGATGACTGAAGGCTTACAAGAGATAGGGGGACGGACATACATGGAGATAAAAGTAAATCCAGAGGTGCTGCAGACATTTGCAGAGCGAATTCAGCAGTCTCATTCACAGACGGCTGATGCACTTCAAAAACTAAGCTGGGAAGCTACAAATCTACATTTCTTGTCTGTTGCAGATATTGATAAAGTGCTGGACTTGCAGGAAGAGTTACAGCATATGATTCGCAAACTTGATTCGCTAACGGAAAATGCACATTTATTAGTAAAAGACACTGCAGAACAAATGAGAAAAGCAGATGGAGAGCTAGAAGGCTCTTCAGGCTGGACGGAGTTTTGGTCGAGCGTATGGAGCGATGGGAGCACCCATTCACAAGATACGTGGAATGACATAAAGAACTTAAAAGAATGGAATACTTATGACAATATGCATAGAACGATTGACAAACCTTTAGGTACTCTTAATGTTATGTGGAATTCGCTTTCTATGTCTTGGGAAGAAAAAGTAGTGAATGGTTCTACATGCAGTCGAACGGAATTTTTTACTTATGGCGTTATTCAAATGGGATTGGGCATTTTAAATCAGGAGATGAACCCTCCAAACATTACGTTTAGTGACAGTACAGAGGAAGTGAAGAGAGAATGAATGAAGTATATGATGGCGCTGGAAGTGAAATGGTACAGTTCCTTACAGGGTTGTCTCGTAAATGAAGTATACGTTTAACTTATTAGAAAAATCGTTAATTGAAGCAATGAAAGATAATAAGAAAATTGCTCAATTTTATAAAACATTAATGAATAGCAAATTATGGCTAGTTGTTAGCTCAGAGCATGGAGCATCAGATATATTAATTGCAGAGCACTACGTTCAGACAATGAAAAGTGCAGCGTACCGATATTTACCTGTTTTTTCGTCAAAATATCCTATCGAACAGATGCTAAAAGATGAAAAGACCGTATGCGTATCATTTAAGGATATGTTGCCTGTATTAAATGAGGAAACAGCGATATTA containing:
- a CDS encoding WXG100 family type VII secretion target, translating into MEIKVNPEVLQTFAERIQQSHSQTADALQKLSWEATNLHFLSVADIDKVLDLQEELQHMIRKLDSLTENAHLLVKDTAEQMRKADGELEGSSGWTEFWSSVWSDGSTHSQDTWNDIKNLKEWNTYDNMHRTIDKPLGTLNVMWNSLSMSWEEKVVNGSTCSRTEFFTYGVIQMGLGILNQEMNPPNITFSDSTEEVKRE
- a CDS encoding SseB family protein, which produces MKYTFNLLEKSLIEAMKDNKKIAQFYKTLMNSKLWLVVSSEHGASDILIAEHYVQTMKSAAYRYLPVFSSKYPIEQMLKDEKTVCVSFKDMLPVLNEETAILLNPDTPLSKLFIPEEIRMLKEDQNYFK